GGAGGCCAGGTGaggaggggacacgggggtggcaGGAGCCTGCGTGGGCAGCTccgtgactcagtttccccactgtATCAGGGTCTTCTCAGTTATCCTCCCTTGGGCAGAGCATCCTCCCCACCACCCAGCAGCTGACAGGGCTCCTGGGGCAGGGTCCACCCCATCTGCTGGGCTTTAGGACGTGCATCTCGAGATGCTGGGGGACCGAGGAGGGGTGTGGGTGCCCATAGGTATTTTGGGAGGTTGCTGGCAAATTCCTCCTCTTCTCGGCAGGGATTTGGCCAGGAAGGATCGGAATGGAGCCTCCGACCCCTTTGTCCGCTTGCGCTACAACGGGAAGGTGCAGGAGAGCACCGTGAGTGTGGCTTCAGTTTCTTGGGATCCCCCAACCTGCTGGTGGTGCAGGTGAAATCATCCCACTGGGAAGTCTGGACCTTGGCCAGgagccatccctgtcccccggCGTCCCCAGCCTGGTGTCCCTGAGGAAGGGGTGTTGGATCCACCCAGCGAGGAGGGATGAAGCCATTGTCTTTCCAGGTGGTCAAGAAATCCTGCTACCCCCGCTGGAACGAGACCTTCGAGTTCGAGCTGGCCGAGCCCGCAGGGGAGAAGCTGTGCGTGGAGGTGTGGGACTGGGACCTGGTTGGCAGGAATGACTTCCTGGGCAAGGTGAGCCCCCAAACCCCGTCACAGCTGCTGGGGGGCCTGCCCGGCTGCCCGCCCGaccccctcctgccttcccctcccaggTGGTGTTCAGTGTCCCGGGGCTGGAGgcggctgggcaggaggagggctggTTCAGGCTGCAGCCCGACAAGTCCAAGCCGAGGGAGGATGAGTGAGTCTCAGgatgggggggggttggggtgtgcCGGGGGTGGTGCCCACAGGGGGGGATATTCCTGGGAAGCTTCATCCCTTTGGAGAGGCAGCTCCTGGAAATGTCCTTGTCTGGGAGAGGGGGCAAGTGCCgggcagccacacctgcctgcgcAGGCTTCCCTGGTCTGTCGGGCCACCTCCTGCTTGGTGAAGtacttctccctccctctgccccgcCACCCTGTGCTCCTGCAGGCACCAGGGCAGCCTGGGCTCGCTGCAGCTGCAGGTGAGGCTGCGGGACGAGACGGTGCTGCCCTCCCAGTGCTACCAGCCCCTGGTCCAGCTCCTGTGCCAGGAGGTGAAGTCGGGGCGCCAGGTGAGGGGTCCATGCAGAGCCCTGCTGGGGCACCCACCTTCCTCCAGCTCTCTGCCAGGACGTGCATCTCCCTTGGGCCATCATGTTACGGTGCCTCTCCCTACCAGGACGGCCAAGTCCACCTGGTCACCCTCCTGGATGAAACCACCACAGCCGAGTGCCGGCAGGAGGTCGCCATCAGCTTGGTGAGACTCTTCCTGGGCCAAGGGCTGGTCAAGGAGTTTCTGGACCTGCTCTTCAAGCTGGAGCTGGCCAAGCCCTGTAAGGCTGGAGCGAGGAGTGGAGCTGGAGCTTCTAACCATCTCCTGGGGTTGCAAAACCTCTGGAACCTTGCGTggtgatttttttggggggtgatggTTGAGGTTCAGCCATCGCACAATGCTCTGGGTGGGAACCTGTTGGGTTCATCCTCACAGGCTGAGGTTGGTGGAGGAGCAGGTGGTGTGGGGTTAGGAAATTCCTGTAACTCCCATGGAAATGGCTGGGGATGGAGGGCACAACCCCTGTAAATGTCCCCCGTGATTGCAGCTGCCTGGTGGGTGACCTGTGGCTGTCCCCCAGGCCACAGACCCTCTCCTGTTTCGCAGGTGAGCCCAACACTCTGTTCCGGAGCAACTCCCTGGCCTCAAAGTCGATGGAGTCCTTCCTCAAGGTGCCACATTGCCTAAAACCTGCTCTTCCCACTCCACCCTGGCTCTGGGCTGTCCCTACCAGGGCGGGTTCCCAGGGGGAGTACTGGGAGggctggtggggctgtgtttGTCTTCCCTGGGGCTGGGAGGTTGGAGAAAATCCCTTGGGTGACCCTTATTTGGGAGCCTGGGGGTGTCAGGTGCCAAACCTGTGGCTGTGCCCCCTGCCACTATCCCCTGCGCGGTCCCTCGGCAGGTGACAGGGATGCTATACCTGCACGCCGTCCTGGGACCCACCATCACCCGCGTGTTCGAGGAGAAGAAGTACGTGGAGCTGGACCCTGGCAAGGTCGAGGTCAAAGACGTCGGGTAAGGGGCACacggggcagcggggtggggggacTCCAGCTGTGGGGCTGATGGTGCTGGTGCCCACAGGTGCTCGGGGCTGCACCGGGTGCAGACAGAGGGCGAGGTGATTGAGCAGGGCCGCCAGCACCTCCAGTCCTATCTGGGCGAGCTGCTGGATGCCATCGTCAAGTCAGCCCCGGCGTGTCCCCCCGTCATCCGCGCCGCTTTCCGGCAGCTCTTCCTGCGCGTCGGGGAGCGCTTCCCCCAGCACCAGGTTGGGCTGCAGTGGGGGAGGAACGGGGGGTCAATCGGGCATGGTTGATGTGGTCTCCTCTTGGGCATGGGGGCAGCCCCCCAGGGATGGGACCCAAGGGGACAGCAGGGCCGTGCTGCACCCAAACACAACCCCGGTGCTGGAAGGCAGCCCCCACGTCCCTGGCGCATCGATGTACGCGGTGCCTGGGCATGTCCTTCTCTGGGACAGACCCTCACATGTCTCCCTCTGCCTCGGTCGGCCGTAGCACGCCAAGTTTGTGGCCATCACCAGCTTCCTCTGCCTCCGCTTCTTCTCGCCGGCCATCATGACCCCCAAGCTCTTCCACCTGCGGGAGATGCACGCCGACGCGCGCACCAGCCGCACGCTGCTGCTCCTGGCCAAGGTGGGACCGGGGAGGATGTGGCCGGGGGTAGCAGTGTCCCCCAGGCGGGGTTTTTTTGAGGTGTTCAGCTGCTTCCCAGTGGGGAGAGCTGGGTTGGTGACAGCGCTGTCCCCGGGGGTCTGCAGGCTGTCCAGATGGTGGGCAACATGGagccggcggccgggcgggccaAGGAGGCCTGgctggccccgctgctgcccgcccTGCAGCAGGGCATCGCCCAGATGAAGGACTTCATTGCCCGGCTggtggggacagaggaggaggagaaggaggaggaaggtgaaggGCAGCTGCTGGGCCCCCCTGCCGTGGTGGTGAAAGAGGGGCTGCTCTTCGTCCTCAAGACGCGGGGCAAGGGGCcgctgcttgctgctgctgccaagaaGCTCCACTTCTGCCTCACCGGGGAAGCCCTCAGCTTCGGCAAGAGCCCTGGCGCCGAGGTGAGGGAGCGCCAGGGGGACGGTTGGGGTGGCAGTGGGGTGGCCGTGACcccctgtgtgtgtgtcccccatcaGCGTAGTGGCGTCATCGCCCTGGCTGACATCCTCGCGGCTGAGAAGGTGGAGGAGAAGAGCTTCGGGAGCTCCCATGTCATGCAGGTGGTCTACGTGGACGCAGGCGGGCAGCAGGAGACAGCCTACCTCCAGTGCAAGGTGGGACCGGGGGGAGCACATATAGAGGGGTGTCCCAGCCTGGGGCCCCCCCTCACCTCTCCCACCCCCCCGCAGTGTGTCAACGACCTGAACCAGTGGCTGTCAGCCCTGCGCAAGGTGTGCGTCAACAACCCCCGCGTGCTCCGCACCTACCACCCCGGCGTCTTCCGTGGGGACAAGtggagctgctgccaccagaGGCAGAGGACAGGTACCGGGGTGGGCGCCCCGGAATCCCGCGGGTGTGCTGGTGGTgtgtccccacccccccgccatcGTGACCCCCCTGTCCTGCAGGGCTGGGTTGTGACCGCACCCGGCACGGTGTCACCCTCCAGGACTGGACTGACCCCCTGGACCCCGCGGCAGAGGCACAacgcctcttccatcacctccagGGCCTCCGAGGGGCCCTCAGGTGAGCCCCTGGCCCGAGGGACCACCCCAACCCCCCAGCTCCCGCCACGGgcctgcccctctcctccccttttccccagggaaaaatactgggagctgctggagccgGAGGATGGTCAAAACGGCCCCCGGGGTGAAGGTGGGTTTGGGATCGGGTGGGATTTTGGGGACCACACTGGGGGCGCTGCGGTTGGGACATGTcctggggtttggggtgggggctGTGGTAGTTGTGGGGTGACCCCTTGGGGTCTCACTGCTGCTCCCCCTCTCCTGCAGGTGCTCCCCTGCCCGAGGGGCTGAGCCGGCTCTTCGGGGTGCTGGGGGACCTGGAGGGCTGCCACCGCCGGgcgcagccccctgcccccccgacccccaccctGCTGCAGCTGCAAACATGAGGGGTCCAGTGTCCCCCTCCACCtccgggggggggtgtcagtgccCCCATGCCTCGGGGACTGCGGCCGTGGCAATAAAGGCACTTTGTCCCCTGCAGCCCTGTCCTGTCCGTCACTGGTGAAGACACTGCTGCCCGCAGGGCCGGGCGCTGGTggcttgggggtgggggggggcagttGCTGGTGGCAGCCCTGGTGGTGGCACCACTGACATCACTGATGGCCCTGCTGGTGCCACTGCTGGTGGCGGTGTCACTGGTGGCAGTGGCGGTGTCGCTGGTGGCTGGGGTGGTGCCACGGGGAAAGGTTCTGCTGGTGGCAGCACTGGTGCTGCTACTGATGGTGGCACCACTGACATCACTGGTGGCcctggtggcagtggtggtgccgCTGGTGGCTGCAGGGGTGCCACTGGTGGCAGTGGCGGTGCCACTGGTGGCTGGGGTGGTGCCACTGGGGAAGGTTCTGCTGGTGGCAGCCCTGGTGCTACTCCTGCTGGTGGCACCACTGACATCACTGATGGCCCTGGTGGGGGTGTCACTGGTGGCTGGGGTGGTGCCACGGGGAAAGCTTCTGCTGGtggcagccctggtgctgctACTGATGGTGGCACCACTGACATCACTGGTGGcagtgggggtgtcactggtggcagtgggggtgtcactggtgGCAGTGGGGGTGTCACTGGCACCTGCGGGGGTGTCACTGGCACCTGCGGGGATGCCACTGGTGGCTGGGGTGGTGCCACTGGGGAAGGTTCTTCTGGtggcagccctggtgctgctccTTCTGGTGGCACCGCTGACATCGCGAGTGCCATTTCTGGTGGCATCGCTGCTGGTGACGTCACCGGTGACATCACCGCCAACCCCGCCACTTGCCCTTTCCGCTGTCACCCGCGCcgagcccgcccgcccgcctggGGGCGCTGTCGCCGCCGGGAGCGGGCGGAAGTGACGCGCTGGCGgcgcgggcggtggcggcggcatGAACGCGCCTCCGGCCTTCGAGTCCTTCCTCCTCTTCGAGGGCGAAAAGAAGTgagtggcggcggggggggaggctTGGTCGGACTCAGACCCTTGGTCCGGTCgcggggagcctggggggggaggcccgggggagccccgggcctcccccccccaggctccccgcGGCCTCCGGGGTTGTATCGAGCGGTGGGAGCCGCtgcctgagggggggggggggtgcgatAAAGGACCTGTCTGTGTCCGCTCAGGGTCGCCATCAACAAGGACACGAAGGTGCCCAATGCCTGTCTGTTCACCATCAACAAGGAGGACCACACGCTGGGGAACATCATCAAGTCGTGAgctgaggggtgtggggggggaggAAATCTGGGCCGGGGGGGAggttgagtcttttttttttttttttccccctcagaaagCTTAGTCACTTGGTGGTAGATGTTGTCACGTCCGGCCAAATCAACACTCCATTTAAAAAGTTGAGAGAATAACCTCCCCGAACACACACCTAATGCTCTTGTTTGAAAGCACATTGGGAAAGCTTGTCAGAAACCtgtctttttaatgattttttttttttaaaaaaaaatatatatttaaaaaagcaCGTGTATTTGTGCTGCGTGGTTGTTCAGCGCTGCTTTTCTGTTGCAGGCAGTTACTGAAAGACCCCCAGGTGTTATTTGCGGGGTACAAGGTCCCACACCCATTGGAACACAAAATTATCATCCGCGTCCAGACCACCCCTGATTACAGCCCCCAGGAAGCTTTCACCAACGCCATCACGGATTTGATCAGTGAGCTCTCCCTCCTGGAAGAGAGGTTCAGGGtaagtcttttttctttcttctttctttaaagtATTTGAGCTTGTTGCAATTGAAAgtgaaacaaagagaggggtagTGTATCCTAGAGCTGCTCTTTTAGGTCAATAAATTAATCAAAGCCACACAGCTTTGCGTTACTCGGCTGCTTTCGAGGGTTATGTGTGTGCCCAGGGTTCAGTGGGTGCTCTGTAATTCCCTAGGTGGTTGCCTTTGGTTTTCTCAGAGTCTTATTCTATTCTTCCAAGTGTTTTTCCGTTtgcatgttggtttttttttttacttacgcCAAAACTCCAGGACAGTATTTGCAACCACTTCTCATTGCTTCTGCTCAACTGTATGATTGTGTTTAGCCCCTGACTTTTGAGACTTAATCTGTCCAAAAGGTTTTTCAGACAAACCCAGGGGGGCCATGAACAGGATATTCTCTGTGTAGTGTTCTCTGATGTGCTGGTAAAAGGTAACAGTGAACCAATTTTGTTAATGTGTTTCAGCGTAAGTATTGTTTTTCTGGATCATGTAGGGATTTCCACTGATCGTTTGTGGGGGTTCTTGTGTTTCATAGAAGACTTGTTACAAATGTTTAGCTTCCTCTGGCTCTGTAACAGTTCTTGTCTTAGTGTGTCTATTTTTGTGTTTTACAGGTTGCTATTAAAGACAAACAAGAAGGAGTGGAGTAAAATCACCCCATTTAGAGTGGACTGTACTTCTGAGGCAGAATGATGCATCTATTAGTTGAATGCTATATTTAAACCTCCATTCATGGCAAATATTCCCCCCTCCCTTATCCCACTTACGATGTTTAGTTAATTTTTGACAGCAGTAGTGATATGCTGAGGGGCAGTTTTTTATACCAGACTTGCCAAGAGATTTATCTCGATTTGATGGATAAGTCATTAAAACAATCTCTGCTGTTCTAACTGGAGCCTTAATGCAAATATTTGTACTGGGCTGTTGGTGAGTTTGTTGTGAGTGTACTTCCAGCATGAGAAGCTGCTGAGTGACAGCAGTAGATGAagtctctgcttttccttttcagaaagtcCAGGCACTGCCAACTGTAccagtattttgttttattaagtGTCATTTCtataaaacaaatgcacaaaCTGTGAAAACTTACAGTAAAAGAAACCAGATGTTTACAATGACTTGGTGAGTTTCACaaacttttacctttttttttctagatcagCTATTATGTGCAAGAGAAAACTTAATGGTTAGATGGGTAACGGTCACTAATACTGCACTGTTTCAAAGCATGGGAATGAAACTGTTACAAGGGACTATGACTTCTTCCAAATGGCTGTTACGTTCACACTAGTTAGAACGACAAGGTAAGTAAAAGCAGGGTCTGATACCACATTGTTTATTAGGACTTCAGTCAGGTGCTCCTTGTTTGCTTGAAGCTCTGGCCACTTGAGAATCTATGAGGAGAACAGAGATTAGGTAGGAAAGGAACAGTGGTATTGTCTCTGAAAGTGGAAGGTTATTAATTATGGCAAGGCCTGGTTTGATGACTGGGTTTCTGTGGaagctgctgcccttcccacctGGGGAAGGTGAACAGGAAGGTTCTTCCCGCTGCGGAGGGAGGTGGTGCAGCTCTGGCACTCCTCCCAGAGGGGAGAGCGGGTTTGACCAGAGGCTTCATCAGAAAGGAGGATGTGAAAGCAGCTGGAACTGAGCGTCGATTTGGGCACTGCGCTTGCAAAAACTTCACAGAACATGAGGTTGTGCCATACCTATGTATAATGATGGCTCCAGACCAGGCTCTGCAGTGAGCCTTTGAATGTGTACACCTTCACCCTCCCGGGGAGCAGTAACTGCCCAGAAGAGGACTGTCTCCAGAGGCCAGGGAACTACCAAGCAGAAAAAGGGGGGGCATGAGCATATGGAAGCAGTGAGCCCTTTACTGTATGCAGTTCTGCCAGGGCACAGCCTCTGCCTTCCCTGGGCTTGTCAGGGAAATGGTGCCTGGATGGGGGTGGTGTTGGGCTCTCCAGTTCAACcacttattttttttactgaggGCCCTTCTTCTAGGAAAAGTTGCCGAGCTGCAGAACGCAGGAGCAAAGAGACCTGCTTTACAGCTCCTAATTCCTGTCACAGTTGTGTCTGTGTGAGATTTGAAAGATGGCCTTGGTCGTGCTCTGGCAAGGATTGCTTTTAACTGCTTCTGAGTGTTAGGTACAGGAAACACGAGGCTTGTTCTGGTGTAAATCTGCTCAGGAGCCTCGGGACAGCTGCACCGGGGCAGAAGGGaggcccagctcagccccagagGGTAAAGGAGACCCACCTGCGAGGGAGGGATCCTCTTGTCTGAGCGTTTTCCCTTTGCAGAGCTCCATGCTGTGGTGTAGTTTGAGAGGTTGTACATCCACACACTTCCCTTCTCATCACCGCAGAACACGTACTCTTTTGCTGTAAGACCAAAAGAAGGTGGAAAACCAGTGTGGAACTGGGCGTTTCCTCCTCTGTAGACCAGAGCTCAAGACACTGCTGTAGGATCACAGGGGAGGATGTCACGCTCCAGCAAAATTACATTTCCAGCAAAATATATTAATCTGCCTTGCTCTGAAAAAAGTAAATTCATTTAAAGCTGAATCAGCTGACTTACTCTAGTACAGAAAAGCTAGAGATGGATGTTTTGGTATTCTGACTTTTTGGTTTTGGAAAGTGACAATCACATCAGGTTTGTCTGTTCCTTGTCAGTCTTAAAAGCCAGCTGCCCTGTGTGTGGAATTCCTACCCCTTACTTCAGAGGCACCGAGCATTAAAATGGCTCCAGAAAAGCTGCAGGGCCCAGCCACCAGCTGTGTGTGCTCTGAAGACCTGTACAAGGAAGACCATAGGTTGGCCCTGTACAGTCAGTTGGTGTAAGGCTGTAAGCCTGAGCTCTTCCCTGAATGTATGGGACATGGTATAGcagtaattatttattatttttattatatatgggtcatgctgtgctggagctgcagTGCAGTGAGGTGAGGGCTCTTGTTGCTTGCAGAGGGGAGGCCAGACACGATCTCTGAGGGTGACTGAAATCCAGGCCCCTGCCTCAAGCTACAGGCTCCTCTGAGGGGTGAAAGGGGAGGCACCCACAACCCTTCCCAGTAAATCTTGCGCTGTACAACCTTGCTGCTTGCCCTGCAGAAGGGTGCTGCCTACCTGGGTGGGTGCTGCCTACCTGGGCAGGTGCTGAGCGTCAGGTAGGACAGGTCTGTCGTGGACCACTCCAGCTCAGCGAGAATAACTGCACCCACTGTTCGCTGGCATCCCTTCCCCTTTGTGTCAAAAGACCGACTCCAGCTCCACAAGTATATGCATCCCAGTTTAGAGCTCTTGGAAACTAGGGAAGAAAGACAGGAGAGGCTGTCAGTGGCTGAGAAGTAAAATGCCTGAAGACAAAGGCTGCCCTTGGGTGGTCCATCCAGAAGGTGGCTTTTAACCTGGTGTGGGACCTGATACCAGCAGCAACTGTTTCTACTTCCTTTACCTCGTTTCAGGATAACTAAAGGCTCCAGAGGGATTTTTCAGTCCCATGCTTATGTTCCTGAACTGTAAAACAAGCATTTGGAAAGACAGAGCCCATGCTTTAAGCATTCCCCCAGATGTAGGAACCCCCATCTCCCCTGCAAAAAAagtgctgctgccaccagcctgTGAGCATAAAGGACCTCTCTCCTCTCGGGGGTAGGTCTGCCTGCTTTCCAGCCCTGCTCAGACACAGGTTTGAACCTCTAGCCACATTTTAGGGAACGATAAGTGACCCTGGGAGACAACTCCATTCTGTGTAGCCCCCAAGAATCTAAAGAGGAGGTAGTCACGCCCCATTCAGTCCCTCTGCTCATCATGTTGGCTGCAGCCTGCCACATGCTGAGGTGCCTGACTTTCTGATTGAGCCGTTCTATTCATACTCACCAACAACATCATTATTCAGAAAAGCCACACCGTCGACCCTGTGAGATGTTGTCATGCCTCCATCATCATCAGGGAACTGGAACAGGACTTCAAAAGGCCTAAAGGAAGGGTGAAACGAGTCAAGTCCTGAATGGGCAGCAGTGGAAGGGCACTCAGGTACAGAACCCAGAAGGAAATTCATGAACTCCTGCTTGAACTTATGCTTTTGGCCACCCGTGTTTATTAATACAGCAGAAGCCCATTTACTTAAGAGACTGATGGTTTACTTCATCTCTTTTTCTAGACATCAGATGAGTATGTCAGCAGGGCATGACTTCACTTGCttctttcttgtaattttttgctGTGCTCCCAGAGAGTGCCAGTTTCCTGGGTAACCTCACGTACCAGAAGCAGGGTAGGCCTTGCTGTGACGCTTGAACTCGATCCAATAATTTATACTTCGTTGCACTATTTCAAGGTGATAAACCCTTAAGTTTTAGGGTATTGTATTACACTCATGTCAGCCTGCAACACTTGTAGGCTGGAGCATCAATACGAGCTCAGGGATGCTAGCTTTGATCACTCCTTTAGTGCTACACTGGTATTTTTTCTTACCACTATGAGGAGTACATTTTAAGTTTGGTAGGACATGCTGATTTTCTTGCTCAGACCTCCTCTGTTAGCAATAAAGCCCTGCCTAGGACTACCTCTTCTTGTTATGGAAGACAAATGGATGCTCCCAGCTTTTGGTTCTCACCTGCTTTTTTGTTCCTTATCCAGTTTTATATTCCAGGCAAAGCAGCCGCTTTCACAGCCAGCCAGCAGGTACTGATCTGGGCAGGTGGGCACCAGCTCAATCCGTAAGGGAATAGAGAgagcttccagcagcagcagctggctacaagggaaaaaagagaataaGCAGTTAAGTGGTGCTGTGACATGATAGCTATAGGCTCCTGGACTGGCCACATCTGGCTTTTGACCCTTTACCTTGCTTTGAAATTGTAGTCACAGTCTGGAATCCCAATATCCCAGAGTGCAATTCGCTTGTCATAGGATGCAGCTGTGGGACACAAGAGAAGCAGGTAGTGACACCGCTGCTCATTTAGCTTTTCTCATGCTAGCTGGCAATTCTACCTGTGGGACAGGCTGTAACACTCTAAGCCTGTGGCATCAGAGAGCTCATTAAAGCACAGCAACAATCACCGAGGCTCCTGGCTCAACTCCACAGACATTGTCAAACATGCAGTAATTTGCATTCTTATCCTGTGCTCTAAGAAGAGCAGATAAAAGAAAGTTTGTTTCCTGGTGTCCATTACAAAGTTGTGGCTTCACAAGGTCATTAGTTAGTGCCCCTCTGAAGTCATGTTTCTGGTCATGGGTTCTAATGGAATCTAAAATGTAAGCTCCGACCTCTACTCTCAGGCAGATGTCATTTTATTCCACATATCACCTCTTACTGTCTTCACATCCACAGCAGCTCCTGTTGGAAAAGTCAGGCACTGGCATAAAGTGTGAAAGATACTTAATATCTTTGTCACCAAGCTGACATACTGATAGCAGAAACAATCCGAATAGATGACTCGGAGTAATCTGGATCCTAATCAGGTGGCATCCCTCAAACTCAAGAGTAAACAGCTTAGTGTCCAGTCCCCAGACAGGCATGCAGAGACTCTCACTTCATTACTACAAATTTTTCTATGCAATATGAGCCTTGCTGTCCAGGCTACTATATGGATGTGCTATCAACCTCCCTATCCCTCTAGGCTTCTGCCTTTTGCACTTTGAGCTTCTTCTTGAAAGGTATCCACTACAGATAcccctattttaaaaaaatcccacttttaaTGGTTCAGGTAGCACTCTAACCACTCCAGGACGTGGGTAATTGGAGGCAAGAGAAACAATGGGCTGTGGGGTGCAGGTGTGGTCTGACTGGCTCTGTAACAGGGTACTTTACAGGCCTGATAATGCAGCTGCAATTTGTAATATGATGGTTCGTTTCCTCCCAGGCCTCAGGCTCTGTGGGCCCTACTGTGGCAAAGCTCTCTTCTACAGCGGGACCTGAATAAAGATTTCTGAGGAGGCACAGAACtcaaaaaaaagttcatttattCAAAAGCAGTTAAGTGCATAATTTTGCtcagtggaaaaaatgaaatccAGCAGCCCATAATACGCCGCACTGCCCCTGTTGCCACGCTTGGCGAGAGCCCTAACggctggctgcccggcccc
Above is a genomic segment from Athene noctua chromosome 19, bAthNoc1.hap1.1, whole genome shotgun sequence containing:
- the LOC141968166 gene encoding ras GTPase-activating protein 4-like isoform X2, with protein sequence MARRSALSIRIVEGRNLPAKDIMGSSDPYCIVKIDDETIIRTATVWKTLSPFWGEEYEVHLQPTFHSVSIYVMDEDALSHDDVIGKVCITRDMLVEHPKGFSGWVSLSEVDPDEEVQGEIHLRVEVPGSQDSRRVLCCTVLEARDLARKDRNGASDPFVRLRYNGKVQESTVVKKSCYPRWNETFEFELAEPAGEKLCVEVWDWDLVGRNDFLGKVVFSVPGLEAAGQEEGWFRLQPDKSKPREDEHQGSLGSLQLQVRLRDETVLPSQCYQPLVQLLCQEVKSGRQDGQVHLVTLLDETTTAECRQEVAISLVRLFLGQGLVKEFLDLLFKLELAKPCEPNTLFRSNSLASKSMESFLKVTGMLYLHAVLGPTITRVFEEKKYVELDPGKVEVKDVGCSGLHRVQTEGEVIEQGRQHLQSYLGELLDAIVKSAPACPPVIRAAFRQLFLRVGERFPQHQHAKFVAITSFLCLRFFSPAIMTPKLFHLREMHADARTSRTLLLLAKAVQMVGNMEPAAGRAKEAWLAPLLPALQQGIAQMKDFIARLVGTEEEEKEEEGEGQLLGPPAVVVKEGLLFVLKTRGKGPLLAAAAKKLHFCLTGEALSFGKSPGAEVEEKSFGSSHVMQVVYVDAGGQQETAYLQCKCVNDLNQWLSALRKVCVNNPRVLRTYHPGVFRGDKWSCCHQRQRTGLGCDRTRHGVTLQDWTDPLDPAAEAQRLFHHLQGLRGALREKYWELLEPEDGQNGPRGEGAPLPEGLSRLFGVLGDLEGCHRRAQPPAPPTPTLLQLQT
- the POLR2J gene encoding DNA-directed RNA polymerase II subunit RPB11-a isoform X1, which codes for MNAPPAFESFLLFEGEKKVAINKDTKVPNACLFTINKEDHTLGNIIKSQLLKDPQVLFAGYKVPHPLEHKIIIRVQTTPDYSPQEAFTNAITDLISELSLLEERFRVAIKDKQEGVE
- the POLR2J gene encoding DNA-directed RNA polymerase II subunit RPB11-a isoform X2 produces the protein MNAPPAFESFLLFEGEKKQLLKDPQVLFAGYKVPHPLEHKIIIRVQTTPDYSPQEAFTNAITDLISELSLLEERFRVAIKDKQEGVE
- the LOC141968166 gene encoding ras GTPase-activating protein 4-like isoform X1, with the protein product MARRSALSIRIVEGRNLPAKDIMGSSDPYCIVKIDDETIIRTATVWKTLSPFWGEEYEVHLQPTFHSVSIYVMDEDALSHDDVIGKVCITRDMLVEHPKGFSGWVSLSEVDPDEEVQGEIHLRVEVPGSQDSRRVLCCTVLEARDLARKDRNGASDPFVRLRYNGKVQESTVVKKSCYPRWNETFEFELAEPAGEKLCVEVWDWDLVGRNDFLGKVVFSVPGLEAAGQEEGWFRLQPDKSKPREDEHQGSLGSLQLQVRLRDETVLPSQCYQPLVQLLCQEVKSGRQDGQVHLVTLLDETTTAECRQEVAISLVRLFLGQGLVKEFLDLLFKLELAKPCEPNTLFRSNSLASKSMESFLKVTGMLYLHAVLGPTITRVFEEKKYVELDPGKVEVKDVGCSGLHRVQTEGEVIEQGRQHLQSYLGELLDAIVKSAPACPPVIRAAFRQLFLRVGERFPQHQHAKFVAITSFLCLRFFSPAIMTPKLFHLREMHADARTSRTLLLLAKAVQMVGNMEPAAGRAKEAWLAPLLPALQQGIAQMKDFIARLVGTEEEEKEEEGEGQLLGPPAVVVKEGLLFVLKTRGKGPLLAAAAKKLHFCLTGEALSFGKSPGAERSGVIALADILAAEKVEEKSFGSSHVMQVVYVDAGGQQETAYLQCKCVNDLNQWLSALRKVCVNNPRVLRTYHPGVFRGDKWSCCHQRQRTGLGCDRTRHGVTLQDWTDPLDPAAEAQRLFHHLQGLRGALREKYWELLEPEDGQNGPRGEGAPLPEGLSRLFGVLGDLEGCHRRAQPPAPPTPTLLQLQT